A single Uloborus diversus isolate 005 chromosome 7, Udiv.v.3.1, whole genome shotgun sequence DNA region contains:
- the LOC129226681 gene encoding uncharacterized protein LOC129226681, whose translation MTGNSAEDKTSQMQHGTDEKAVKMLRGRAKAALTRITNFINVEGQIFDKFDLRNKLERLDSIFIEFNKADSELPEELSEIEQFEETYYATKVKLQKALETVSVNLNPVQIENNDSMPIGLLCFEPASIIKHIPISETGYTEAWDKLLARYDNKKQIISSLIKTFMDQPDIVNANCANLRNLTDTSDEVIRGLKSIDSKADSRDIWLIYILLQKLDSKTREEWAKHTTKEEFPTFEMFLEFLNNKCVSLESCNSTECNEIRNSSKNNKNSASNRFFTADIEKMYRQILVSDEDQPYQQIVWRYNAEDKIQTYRLKTVTYGLASASFLATRCIKQIALDTPNPKISRILQEDVYMDDLLSGSSNFSDAISICKNIASILQSYGFNLRKWNSNSSKFLEEFPEQCSSETSFEINRDAHVSSKVLGLFWNSTNDTFAFKVNLSLSPPYTKRRILSESARIFDPLGLLAPCVVTIKIFYQKLWLIKGDWDSPIPKFMETEWLKFQASFNEINDITIPRSVTIDSECEIELHGFADASSLAYAAVIYCRQTVDGSTTVSLLVAKTKVAPLKQISIPRLELCAAHLLAKLFLTVLNSLKNFNLRVFAWTDSKVVLSWLSSHPRKWKTFVANRISEIIEVLTPAHWNFVSSRENPSDIASRGIDPKCLPNCDLWWHGPHWLHSNQMHWPTAELHSTDVVSAVKAEEKSNPMFNFHASSTNDLFVRLVEKYSSLSKIIRILAYCYRFINLCKKRIGFNIASCNTLGSLTSAETRAAEEKLIHWVQDTHFSEEKKCIRLQKPLKRRSPLRSLFPFIDGNGLLRVGGRLQNADLPMNRKHPIIIPSQHRFCELLIREKHVAYLHAGPTLLSHILRQSYWIIGGKRLINKCVNQCIKCHRFKTSNSSQLMGNLPKPRVTLERAFFHSGIDYAGPVSIKFSKGRGAKVTKGYIALFICLSTKAVHIEVVSDLTTEAFIAALRRFSARRGTPRHIYSDNATNFHGAHRKLNEIEQSWLNALSSDPVVDYLTQFSIEWHFIPPSAPHFGGIWEAGIRSVKFHLKRVIGETALTFEELTTLTTQIEALLNSRPITCVDVNDTDSINALTPSHFLTGDVISSIPDPANLNEHSFKGKWELIQNLRKGFWKQ comes from the exons ATGACCGGCAATAGTGCTGAAGATAAAACTTCACAAATGCAACACGGCACTGATGAAAAAGCCGTTAAAATGCTTCGTGGACGGGCCAAAGCGGCTCTAACTAGAATAACTAACTTCATTAATGTCGAAGgacaaatatttgataaatttgatttaagaaaCAAACTTGAAAGATTAGATTCTATATTCATTGAATTTAACAAAGCTGATTCAGAATTGCCGGAAGAACTTTCGGAAATCGAACAGTTCGAAGAAACGTATTATGCAACCAAAGTCAAGCTACAAAAAGCTCTTGAAACTGTATCTGTGAATTTAAATCcagtgcaaattgaaaataatgatagtatGCCTATAG gGCTTTTGTGTTTTGAACCAGCAAGTATAATCAAGCATATTCCTATATCGGAAACTGGTTATACTGAAGCTTGGGATAAACTGTTAGCTCGCTATgataataagaaacaaataatttcttctttaattaaaactttcaTGGATCAACCAGATATTGTTAACGCTAACTGTGCTAATTTGCGCAATCTCACTGATACTTCTGACGAAGTTATCAGAGGTCTAAAATCTATAGATTCTAAAGCAGATTCTAGAGATATTtggctaatttatattttattacaaaaattggaTAGCAAGACACGGGAAGAATGGGCGAAACATACAACTAAGGAAGAATTTCctacatttgaaatgtttctggAGTTTCTAAATAATAAATGTGTATCTTTAGAATCATGCAATTCAACCGAAtgcaatgaaattagaaattcatccaaaaataataaaaatagtgcaTCTAATAGAT ttttcactgcGGACATTGAGAAAATGTACCGTCAAATTTTAGTATCGGACGAAGATCAACCTTATCAACAAATTGTTTGGCGATACAATGCCGAAGATAAAATACAAACGTACAGGTTAAAAACTGTAACGTACGGTTTAGCTTCCGCCTCATTCCTAGCTACCAGATGTATCAAACAAATTGCTCTTGATACACCTAATCCTAAAATATCGCGCATTTTACAAGAAGACGTATATATGGATGATCTTTTGTCAGGTTCGAGTAATTTTTCAGACGCAAtttcaatttgcaaaaatattgcgtCAATTTTACAATCCTAcggatttaacttgagaaaatggAATTCAAATTCTTCCAAATTCCTTGAAGAATTTCCCGAGCAATGTTCCTCGGAAACAAGCTTTGAAATCAATCGTGATGCACACGTTAGTTCTAAAGTgttaggtttattttggaattcaACAAATGATACATTTGCATTCAAGGTTAATTTATCACTTTCACCACCCTACACTAAAAGACGGATTCTATCGGAGTCTGCACGTATTTTCGATCCTTTGGGATTACTTGCACCTTGTGTAGTTACAATCAAAATATTCTATCAAAAGTTGTGGCTTATCAAGGGGGATTGGGATTCACCCATTCCGAAGTTTATGGAAACCGAATGGTTAAAGTTTCAGGCATCATTCAACGAAATAAATGATATCACTATTCCTAGAAGTGTCACCATTGATTCAGAATGCGAAATTGAATTACATGGTTTTGCAGACGCGTCATCACTAGCATACGCGGCTGTGATTTACTGTCGTCAAACTGTCGACgggtccacaacagtttcactgTTGGTTGCTAAAACTAAGGTTGCTCCACTCAAGCAAATCTCCATTCCTAGACTGGAATTATGTGCCGCGCACTTGTTAGCAAAATTATTTCTCACTGTTCTCAACTCGTTGAAGAATTTTAATCTTCGCGTTTTCGCATGGACAGATTCAAAGGTAGTTCTTTCATGGCTATCTTCTCATCCACGTAAGTGGAAGACTTTTGTCgcaaatagaatttctgaaataatagaaGTTCTAACCCCAGCTCACTGGAATTTCGTATCCTCCAGAGAGAACCCTTCAGACATCGCTTCACGTGGTATCGACCCTAAATGTCTACCAAATTGCGATCTGTGGTGGCATGGCCCGCACTGGCTACATTCAAATCAAATGCATTGGCCTACGGCTGAATTACATTCTACAGACGTTGTTAGCGCAGTTAAAGCTGAGGAAAAATCAAATCCAATGTTTAACTTTCATGCTAGTTCAACAAATGACCTATTCGTTCGTCTAGTCGAAAAATATTCATCATTATCGAAAATTATTCGCATCTTGGCATATTGCTACAGATTTATTaatctttgtaaaaaaagaatcGGATTCAATATTGCTTCTTGCAATACCCTCGGTTCACTCACTTCTGCAGAAACAAGGGCTGCAGAAGAAAAACTCATTCACTGGGTTCAAGACACACATTTTTCtgaagagaaaaaatgcattcGGCTTCAAAAGCCACTGAAAAGACGCAGTCCTTTGCGGTCACTTTTCCCATTCATAGACGGAAACGGTCTCTTACGGGTGGGAGGTCGGTTACAGAACGCCGACTTACCCATGAACAGGAAACATCCTATCATTATCCCATCACAACACAGATTTTGTGAACTGTTAATTCGCGAAAAACACGTAGCTTATTTGCATGCTGGTCCTACCTTATTATCTCATATATTAAGGCAATCATATTGGATAATAGGAGGAAAAAGATTGATCAACAAATGTGTTaatcaatgcataaaatgtcatAGATTCAAAACTAGTAACAGTTCACAACTCATGGGCAATCTGCCTAAACCACGAGTGACTTTAGAAAGAGCTTTCTTTCATTCTGGAATAGATTACGCCGGACctgtttcaataaaatttagtAAAGGTCGAGGTGCTAAAGTTACGAAAGGTTACATTGCACTTTTCATTTGCCTGTCCACTAAGGCAGTACACATCGAAGTAGTAAGCGATCTGACAACAGAAGCTTTCATCGCTGCTTTGCGACGCTTTAGTGCTCGCCGTGGCACCCCTCGCCACATATACAGCGACAACGCCACTAATTTTCATGGAGCTCATCGAAAATTGAATGAGATAGAACAATCCTGGCTCAACGCTCTTAGCTCGGATCCTGTCGTTGATTACTTGACACAGTTCtcaattgaatggcatttcattcctCCTTCTGCCCCTCATTTTGGAGGAATTTGGGAAGCAGGAATTCGATCTGTAAAGTTTCACCTCAAACGAGTTATAGGAGAAACAGCTCTAACCTTCGAAGAGCTAACTACATTAACTACTCAAATTGAAGCACTTCTGAATTCACGTCCAATCACATGTGTTGACGTCAATGATACCGACTCTATAAATGCTTTGACTCCTTCGCATTTCCTTACAGGTGATGTGATAAGTTCAATTCCGGATCCAGCAAACCTGAACGAGCATAGCTTCAAAGGAAAGTGGGAACTTATCCAGAATCTCCGCAAAGGCTTCTGGAAGCAGTAG